One window of bacterium genomic DNA carries:
- the lpxA gene encoding acyl-ACP--UDP-N-acetylglucosamine O-acyltransferase, whose protein sequence is MPTIHPSAIVDSKAELADNVVIGPFTTVEGDVFIDEGTRIDSHVRIDNGARIGKNCHIHQGVVVSTPPQDLKYANEKTEFHLGDNCTVREYCTLNRATTHSWKTVVGSDCLLMAYVHVAHDCQIGEKVIIANSAQMGGHVIIGDWAIIGGLVALHQFSHVGAHCMIAGGTKVVKDVPPYALAGSWPAKFEGLNSVGLRRRGFSRDTIDAIDRTYRAIYRQGMNVSQAVEWVKENIEDIPEVRLITDFIANSNRGILRFAGTVR, encoded by the coding sequence TCCCTTCACTACCGTGGAAGGAGATGTTTTCATTGACGAGGGAACACGTATTGATTCTCATGTGCGCATCGACAACGGCGCACGCATCGGCAAGAACTGCCATATCCACCAGGGTGTCGTCGTCTCCACGCCGCCACAGGATTTGAAATACGCGAACGAAAAGACGGAATTCCATCTCGGTGACAACTGCACCGTGCGTGAATACTGCACGCTGAACCGCGCCACGACGCATTCGTGGAAAACGGTAGTCGGAAGCGATTGTCTGCTCATGGCCTACGTGCATGTCGCGCATGACTGCCAGATCGGCGAAAAAGTGATTATCGCAAATTCCGCGCAAATGGGCGGACATGTCATTATCGGAGACTGGGCGATTATCGGCGGGCTTGTGGCCCTGCATCAATTCTCACATGTGGGTGCGCATTGCATGATCGCAGGCGGGACTAAAGTCGTGAAGGATGTTCCACCGTACGCGCTCGCCGGTTCATGGCCTGCAAAGTTCGAAGGACTCAACAGCGTCGGGCTGCGCCGCCGCGGTTTCTCGCGTGACACCATCGATGCAATTGACCGCACCTACCGGGCCATTTACCGCCAGGGGATGAACGTATCCCAGGCCGTTGAGTGGGTGAAAGAAAACATCGAGGATATCCCTGAGGTCCGTCTGATCACCGATTTCATTGCCAACAGCAATCGGGGCATTCTCCGTTTTGCCGGAACCGTGCGGTAA
- a CDS encoding Gfo/Idh/MocA family oxidoreductase — protein MSLLNIGVVGLGHLGALHAKMLAQAEGANLTAVFDTDTEKAAAIATEYGTRAADSYEDLLDSVDALSIATPTSTHFDIASVAIRRGIPVFLEKPITETVTQARDLNALAADHGVIVQVGHIERFNPAIVALDDYNIAPLFVESHRLAQFNPRGTDVAVVLDLMIHDIDIILSLVKSEVKSIDASGIAVVSESADIANARITFTNGCVANITASRISQNRMRKMRLFQKNAYLSIDFLQGLAEVFRLVDVDDADVSPTYMLGMIDQGSVKRNIVYEQPPVPKDHNPLKYELQLFVDAVRNGTQPIVDGLAAQQALEVAEEIVRKITPQS, from the coding sequence ATGTCTCTGCTGAACATTGGCGTCGTCGGACTCGGTCACCTCGGCGCCCTGCATGCCAAAATGCTTGCACAGGCGGAGGGGGCAAACCTCACCGCCGTCTTCGATACCGATACTGAAAAGGCCGCCGCCATCGCCACCGAGTATGGAACGCGGGCAGCCGACAGCTATGAAGACCTTCTCGACAGCGTGGATGCGCTGAGCATCGCCACACCGACATCAACACATTTCGATATTGCCTCCGTCGCCATCCGTCGCGGCATTCCTGTCTTTCTCGAAAAACCTATCACGGAAACCGTCACGCAGGCGCGCGACCTCAACGCCCTCGCCGCTGATCATGGGGTCATCGTGCAGGTGGGACATATCGAGCGCTTCAACCCCGCCATCGTCGCTCTGGACGACTACAACATTGCCCCGCTGTTCGTTGAATCCCATCGCCTGGCGCAATTCAATCCGCGAGGAACCGATGTCGCCGTCGTACTCGACCTGATGATTCACGACATCGACATCATTCTCTCCCTGGTGAAGAGTGAAGTGAAATCGATCGACGCGAGCGGTATTGCCGTGGTTTCAGAATCCGCCGACATCGCGAACGCGCGCATCACCTTCACCAACGGCTGTGTCGCCAACATCACGGCGAGCCGCATTTCGCAGAATCGCATGCGAAAAATGCGGCTCTTCCAGAAGAACGCGTATCTCTCCATTGATTTTCTGCAGGGACTGGCTGAAGTCTTCCGGCTCGTAGACGTCGACGACGCCGATGTCTCCCCCACCTACATGCTGGGAATGATTGACCAGGGCTCGGTCAAGCGCAACATCGTGTACGAGCAGCCCCCGGTGCCGAAGGATCACAACCCCCTGAAGTATGAACTCCAGCTCTTCGTCGACGCCGTTCGCAACGGCACGCAGCCGATCGTCGACGGACTCGCCGCCCAGCAGGCGCTCGAAGTCGCCGAGGAG